The proteins below are encoded in one region of Erinaceus europaeus chromosome 15, mEriEur2.1, whole genome shotgun sequence:
- the LOC103124326 gene encoding LOW QUALITY PROTEIN: snurportin-1-like (The sequence of the model RefSeq protein was modified relative to this genomic sequence to represent the inferred CDS: substituted 1 base at 1 genomic stop codon) yields MNIGCQRNTKGDHLGLQEDKTRTTLGTHQITRKKEELCQAIASRFSVSQXLNSTAAPHPRLSQYKSKYSSLEQSKRRRWLLALKKSEQLDYVNPARRLAEDDWTGIESKEEEDKKDDEEMAVDPGKKLPKRYANQLMLSEWLIDVPSDLEQEWIVVVCPIGKRCLIVASWGSTSAYTKSGFCVNRFPSMLPGGNPRNSTTAKDYTILDCIYSEVNQTYYVLDVMCWRGHPFYDCQTDFRFYWMHSKLPEDEGLGEKPKLNLFEFVGLENFPCTPESLCKVLSMDFPFETDGLLFYHKQTHYSPGSTPLVGWLYPYMVSDVLGLPVPSGPLTTKPEYAGHQLQQVIEHKRSQEGTMEKVPHRACENGYYELEHLSTPQPKSPFHSPDHPGSHMEN; encoded by the exons atgaatataggatg CCAGAGGAATACCAAAGGcgatcacctgggactgcaagaAGACAAGACTAGAACGACTTTGgggacccaccaaatcaccaggaaGAAGGAAGAGCTGTGCCAAGCCATAGCGAGTCGTTTTTCCGTGTCTCAATAGCTGAACAGCACAGCTGCCCCACACCCACGTCTATCCCAGTACAAGTCCAAGTACAGCTCCTTGGAGCAGAGCAAGCGGCGCCGGTGGTTACTGGCACTGAAGAAATCCGAGCAGCTAGACTATGTGAACCCTGCCAGAAGATTGGCTGAAGATGACTGGACAGGGATAGAGAGTAAGGAAGAAGAAGATAAGAAAGATGATGAGGAAATGGCTGTTGACCCTGGCAAGAAGCTGCCGAAACGCTACGCTAATCAACTGATGCTCTCTGAGTGGCTTATTGATGTCCCTTCAGATCTGGAGCAGGAGTGGATTGTGGTTGTGTGCCCCATTGGGAAAAGATGCCTTATCGTGGCCTCCTGGGGTTCTACCAGTGCCTACACCAAGAGTGGCTTCTGTGTCAATAGGTTTCCCTCCATGCTGCCTGGAGGGAACCCACGGAACTCCACAACAGCAAAAGATTACACCATTCTGGACTGTATCTACAGTGAGGTCAACCAGACCTACTATGTTCTGGATGTGATGTGCTGGCGGGGACACCCTTTCTATGACTGCCAGACTGATTTTCGATTCTACTGGATGCATTCGAAGTTACCAGAAGACGAAGGTCTGGGAGAGAAACCCAAGCTCAATCTGTTTGAGTTTGTGGGGCTAGAGAATTTCCCTTGTACTCCAGAGAGCCTGTGCAAGGTGCTGTCTATGGATTTCCCTTTTGAGACAGATGGCCTGCTCTTCTACCACAAGCAGACCCACTATAGCCCTGGCAGCACTCCGCTGGTGGGCTGGCTATACCCCTACATGGTGTCAGATGTCCTCGGCCTGCCGGTGCCCTCAGGACCCCTGACCACTAAACCAGAATATGCAGGGCACCAACTGCAGCAGGTTATCGAGCACAAGCGGAGCCAGGAGGGCACAATGGAGAAAGTCCCACACAGGGCCTGTGAGAACGGATACTATGAGTTGGAACACCTGTCTACCCCCCAGCCGAAGAGCCCCTTCCACAGCCCAGACCACCCTGGGAGCCACATGGAGAACTGA